A region of Candidatus Defluviilinea gracilis DNA encodes the following proteins:
- a CDS encoding type II toxin-antitoxin system VapC family toxin gives MFIVLDASVWVARLVSEDVFYEPVKKWMSERIEAEDQFLAPSLLLAEVGGAISRRTSSSLGLEAVGQLQNLSSLQLIEMEHSLIQEAARLAADLGLRGADSVYVAVAARLGVPLATLDTEQREKSVYQITLLDIPS, from the coding sequence ATGTTTATCGTCCTAGATGCCAGCGTTTGGGTGGCTCGGCTGGTCTCTGAAGATGTTTTCTATGAGCCTGTGAAGAAGTGGATGTCTGAACGCATCGAAGCGGAAGATCAGTTCCTTGCGCCGTCGCTTCTTCTGGCTGAGGTCGGTGGCGCGATCAGTCGTCGCACATCCTCATCATTAGGATTGGAAGCGGTTGGGCAATTACAGAACCTATCAAGTTTACAGTTGATTGAAATGGAACATTCCCTGATACAGGAAGCGGCTCGACTCGCGGCGGATTTGGGTCTGCGCGGAGCCGATTCTGTTTATGTGGCAGTCGCGGCGCGGTTAGGTGTTCCGCTGGCGACACTGGATACAGAGCAAAGAGAAAAATCTGTTTATCAAATCACATTGTTGGATATCCCCTCATGA
- the nrdR gene encoding transcriptional repressor NrdR, with the protein MRCPYCQHHDSKVLDTSHDNHGGIRRRRECFKCGQRFSTYERPILATPLLVKQDGTREEFDREKLARGVRISCAKRPVSAADIERMIGQVESQLQKMGKSEVSSRIVGDLVMKGLKELDQIAYIRYAIVYLGLDDLQSIRNEINHLLEG; encoded by the coding sequence ATGCGGTGCCCATACTGCCAACATCACGACTCTAAAGTGCTAGATACCTCCCATGACAACCACGGAGGCATCCGCCGCCGCCGAGAATGTTTCAAATGCGGACAGCGCTTTAGCACGTACGAGCGTCCCATCCTTGCGACGCCGCTTCTGGTGAAACAGGATGGCACGCGCGAGGAGTTTGATCGCGAAAAACTGGCGCGCGGCGTCCGCATCTCGTGCGCCAAGCGACCCGTCTCCGCCGCCGACATCGAGCGTATGATCGGGCAAGTCGAATCTCAGTTACAGAAAATGGGCAAATCGGAAGTTTCCTCCCGCATTGTTGGCGACCTTGTGATGAAAGGTCTGAAAGAGTTGGATCAGATCGCGTACATCCGTTATGCGATCGTGTATCTCGGGCTGGATGATCTCCAGTCCATTCGCAACGAAATCAATCATTTACTCGAAGGCTAA
- a CDS encoding type II toxin-antitoxin system prevent-host-death family antitoxin, which yields MVTVGIRELKQQASELVRVVRETGKEVQITYHGEVVALLIPVKSKRKKDDAKAWAKLDHLAAEIGARWPKGVSAARAVSESRR from the coding sequence ATGGTCACTGTTGGAATTCGAGAACTGAAACAGCAAGCCAGCGAACTTGTCCGTGTGGTGCGTGAGACAGGGAAAGAAGTGCAGATCACGTATCATGGGGAAGTGGTCGCGTTGTTGATCCCCGTCAAGAGCAAACGAAAAAAAGATGACGCGAAGGCTTGGGCGAAGCTCGACCATCTTGCCGCGGAAATCGGCGCGCGCTGGCCCAAGGGCGTCTCTGCCGCGCGTGCGGTATCTGAGTCGCGGCGATAA
- a CDS encoding alpha/beta hydrolase, translating into MNWLGDMKSTPEIEIPTTANYVQQGSGSPVILIHGVAASLHDWDELTPELAQNGYASYALDLLGHGDSPKPDSRSYHVEWLFEHFSKWMTSLRLTEPAILVGHSLGGFIALEYARRFPTRTGGLVLVSPFYSRLQLPLLLRRSYSSIGLRKIILKRTPAWLFRLIVDVTSVAMGHSTGALHSLPEHIRAQTALDYTRTAPGVYHIPNEISDSAETLSHINVPTLVVWGDRDKTLAPESFPKLVEAMPRAVGKSIHAGHVPHQSNAEEFNPMVLEFLKSTRFS; encoded by the coding sequence GTGAATTGGCTCGGAGATATGAAAAGCACGCCTGAAATCGAAATCCCTACAACTGCAAATTATGTCCAACAGGGGAGCGGCTCGCCGGTCATTTTGATTCACGGTGTCGCCGCGTCGCTTCACGATTGGGACGAGTTGACTCCCGAACTCGCGCAGAACGGATACGCTTCATACGCGCTCGACCTGCTCGGTCATGGCGACAGCCCCAAACCCGATTCGCGTTCGTATCATGTTGAGTGGCTCTTTGAACATTTTTCAAAATGGATGACGTCGCTTCGACTGACCGAACCCGCGATCCTCGTCGGACATTCACTCGGCGGATTCATCGCGCTGGAGTACGCGCGCCGCTTCCCAACGCGGACGGGCGGCTTGGTCCTCGTTAGTCCGTTTTATTCGCGCCTTCAACTTCCTCTCCTCCTGCGCCGCTCGTACAGCAGTATCGGCTTGCGGAAAATCATCCTCAAGCGGACGCCCGCATGGCTCTTCCGCCTCATCGTGGATGTGACCAGCGTGGCGATGGGTCACAGCACGGGTGCGTTACATTCCCTGCCGGAACATATCCGCGCGCAGACTGCGTTGGATTACACACGCACCGCGCCGGGCGTGTATCACATCCCCAATGAAATTTCCGATAGCGCTGAAACGTTGTCCCATATCAATGTCCCAACCTTGGTTGTGTGGGGCGACCGCGATAAAACGCTCGCGCCAGAATCTTTCCCGAAGTTGGTCGAAGCCATGCCGCGCGCTGTTGGAAAGTCAATCCATGCCGGGCATGTGCCGCATCAATCCAACGCAGAGGAGTTTAATCCGATGGTGTTGGAATTTTTGAAGTCGACTCGATTCTCGTAA
- a CDS encoding LysM peptidoglycan-binding domain-containing protein, which produces MRFNRLLTRIILLALGVGIFTPPHTVRANAIHAPAAQVSAFELILAMNTLRVSYGLPALIEDPIINAVAQSTAQTMAANNMSWHIGDVRGRIAAAGYGGGGTVWATENFAVSWNGGMGIDEIMAVWADPDHMRPAVTPEYCHVGAGVATVNGKTYFILQAAYVSGQACGSTTSSSPSGGTPGTSTVPNPVSQLILPVKIATPDADGKIFHVVQAGQSFWAIAVAYQVTIQDIETWNNITRDTPLQSGQRLFIPNKNTAGFATPTPRGMVVTQTPDADGKIVHVVQPYQSLFTIGEAYRVSVDRILQLNGLQADVPLQIEQKLVISPGNVTPSPTLSAIQKLTPDASGNYYHVVQSGETLSGIANLYDVPLADLMNWNELGAASVIIPNQKLLLRVTPPATATSTLAPATVTLAPSPSVTSAPPTEIAATEVVPVEESTGGSGLGIVLVLGIILVGGLLWWRFGRKN; this is translated from the coding sequence ATGCGTTTTAACCGCTTACTCACTCGTATCATTCTCCTCGCGCTTGGCGTGGGAATTTTCACTCCCCCTCACACCGTTCGCGCGAATGCGATTCACGCGCCTGCCGCCCAAGTCAGCGCGTTTGAATTAATTCTCGCGATGAACACCTTGCGCGTTTCATACGGACTACCCGCGCTCATCGAAGACCCGATCATCAATGCGGTCGCCCAATCTACGGCGCAGACGATGGCGGCAAATAATATGTCGTGGCATATCGGCGATGTGCGCGGACGAATCGCGGCGGCGGGATACGGCGGAGGCGGGACAGTCTGGGCGACTGAAAATTTCGCCGTGAGCTGGAACGGCGGCATGGGCATTGACGAGATCATGGCAGTTTGGGCAGACCCCGATCATATGCGACCAGCCGTCACGCCTGAGTATTGTCATGTCGGCGCGGGGGTTGCGACAGTCAATGGCAAAACGTATTTCATTCTGCAAGCCGCGTATGTTTCGGGGCAGGCATGTGGGAGTACAACTTCCTCCTCCCCATCGGGCGGGACTCCAGGAACAAGCACGGTTCCGAATCCTGTCTCGCAATTGATCCTCCCCGTAAAGATCGCCACGCCTGATGCGGACGGGAAAATTTTTCACGTGGTGCAGGCGGGACAATCGTTCTGGGCAATCGCGGTCGCGTATCAAGTGACCATTCAAGATATCGAAACGTGGAATAACATCACGCGCGACACGCCTTTGCAATCGGGTCAACGATTGTTCATTCCGAACAAAAACACGGCGGGATTCGCCACGCCGACTCCGCGCGGGATGGTGGTAACGCAAACTCCCGACGCGGACGGAAAGATCGTCCACGTGGTTCAGCCGTATCAGTCGCTGTTTACCATCGGCGAGGCGTATCGCGTTTCAGTAGATCGCATCTTGCAGTTGAACGGTCTTCAAGCGGATGTGCCCCTGCAGATCGAGCAGAAACTTGTGATCTCGCCAGGCAATGTGACGCCAAGCCCCACGTTGAGCGCGATCCAAAAACTCACGCCAGACGCGAGCGGTAATTATTATCACGTTGTGCAAAGCGGAGAAACGCTTTCGGGCATCGCAAACTTATACGACGTGCCGCTCGCAGACTTGATGAACTGGAACGAACTCGGCGCGGCATCGGTCATCATCCCGAATCAGAAATTGCTGTTGCGCGTCACGCCGCCTGCGACAGCGACATCCACACTCGCGCCAGCGACGGTTACGTTGGCGCCGAGTCCGTCCGTGACATCGGCGCCGCCTACCGAGATCGCGGCGACAGAAGTTGTCCCTGTTGAAGAATCCACGGGCGGTTCTGGGTTGGGTATTGTTTTGGTTTTGGGAATTATTTTGGTCGGCGGGTTGTTGTGGTGGAGGTTTGGGCGGAAGAATTAA
- a CDS encoding alpha/beta fold hydrolase has protein sequence MDIDLDLYRHEVRVSTNPLVRLSAIDISPDHPQRTFVFIHGFGGQASQWRNQLQKFAVDNRVIALDLRGHGLSDKPTSGYDMPQIIEDVETALTLLNVKGKFVLVGHSFGGAIVTEYALKNPSRVERLILIATAGQYKLRTLYRSVLSLPVSVLRWLAPLTRSWLHAAPYALKRFYGDNMSKWMGWDRFAALEVPTLVIRGHRDRVFERPFFERVPVSIPGAEDADIGVSGHMVMLERREAVNRAMERFLAGEGQRSWRVSNSRPLKNSGRELLLKTRPWLENYERGVPYTVSVPNIPLHHLLRSAVRRFPNRPAIYFEGSRLSYRRLNHEANRFANALLSLGVGKGARVVLLLPNVPQMVIGFYGAMKAGATAVLLPPVIEPDEIVRQVKDSDASVLVTLSMWAGLAKQIQEGSGVPHVVLTDPADYLSLPKYLISSWRNRGYGLRNSLRWKDWLGGNSNKSPTVEVSPDDLAVIQYTGGTTAQSKGVMLSHRNLVANALQTRHWLPEAREGKERFLCVVPIFHSYGLTTAMNVPISVGAAMILKAQFQVLDVLKAIKRYKPTIFPGVPNMYRAINSFRGVRKFGIQSINYCISGSEPLHVEVQEAFEKLTKSRLVEGYGLTETSPVTHANPLGEKRRVGTIGVPLPSTEAKVLDLSQKNKEVKQGHIGELAVRGPQVMMGYWKDTKATKEVLAEDGWLLTGDIAQVDEDGYTRIIARKADMWYPHQHKKQPAFPRDVEEVIYEIPQIKEVAVTAVAGNPFAFVIAGQERPTPAAVMAYCKRRLPAHLVPRFVIFMDEFPKSYIGKVLRRELARRYEKHA, from the coding sequence ATGGACATTGACCTCGACCTCTATCGTCACGAAGTCCGCGTTTCGACGAATCCGCTGGTGAGGCTATCGGCGATTGACATTTCGCCCGATCATCCCCAGCGGACGTTTGTTTTCATCCACGGGTTTGGGGGACAGGCGAGTCAGTGGCGCAACCAACTGCAAAAATTCGCAGTAGATAACCGCGTTATCGCGCTCGACTTGCGCGGGCACGGACTCTCCGATAAACCAACCAGCGGATACGACATGCCGCAGATCATCGAAGATGTGGAAACCGCGCTGACACTTCTCAATGTAAAAGGGAAGTTTGTTTTAGTGGGACATTCCTTCGGCGGAGCGATAGTCACTGAATATGCGTTGAAAAATCCGAGCCGGGTCGAGCGGTTGATTCTGATCGCCACAGCGGGTCAATACAAGTTGCGGACTTTGTATCGCTCTGTGTTGAGTCTGCCAGTTTCTGTTTTGCGTTGGCTTGCGCCTCTAACTCGATCTTGGCTCCATGCTGCGCCGTACGCGCTCAAACGATTCTACGGGGACAACATGTCGAAGTGGATGGGCTGGGATCGCTTCGCCGCGCTTGAGGTTCCCACGCTGGTGATTCGCGGTCACCGCGACCGGGTGTTCGAGCGTCCATTTTTCGAGAGGGTGCCCGTGTCTATTCCGGGGGCGGAAGATGCCGACATCGGCGTATCAGGTCACATGGTCATGTTAGAGCGGCGCGAGGCGGTGAACCGCGCGATGGAGCGATTCCTCGCCGGCGAAGGTCAGCGTTCGTGGCGGGTATCCAATAGCCGTCCGTTAAAAAACAGTGGGCGCGAGTTGCTGTTGAAGACGCGCCCATGGCTGGAAAATTACGAGCGGGGCGTGCCATACACCGTCAGCGTGCCGAATATCCCGTTGCATCATTTATTGCGCTCGGCGGTGCGGCGTTTTCCGAATCGCCCCGCGATTTATTTTGAGGGGAGTCGTTTATCGTATCGGCGATTGAATCACGAGGCGAATCGTTTCGCTAACGCGTTGCTTTCGCTCGGAGTTGGCAAAGGCGCGCGCGTGGTGTTGTTATTGCCGAACGTGCCGCAAATGGTGATCGGATTTTACGGCGCGATGAAAGCTGGCGCGACGGCAGTGTTGTTGCCGCCGGTGATCGAGCCTGATGAAATTGTGCGGCAGGTAAAAGATTCGGATGCCAGCGTTCTTGTCACACTTTCGATGTGGGCGGGGCTTGCCAAACAGATTCAAGAGGGGAGCGGCGTGCCGCATGTGGTGTTGACCGACCCCGCCGATTATTTGTCCCTGCCGAAGTATTTGATCTCCTCGTGGCGCAATCGCGGTTACGGTTTGCGCAACTCGCTGAGATGGAAAGATTGGCTCGGCGGAAACAGCAACAAATCACCGACAGTTGAAGTCTCGCCGGATGATCTGGCTGTGATCCAGTACACCGGCGGGACGACCGCGCAATCGAAGGGCGTGATGTTGTCGCATCGCAATCTCGTGGCGAACGCCTTGCAGACACGTCACTGGCTTCCCGAAGCGCGCGAAGGCAAAGAACGATTCTTGTGCGTCGTTCCGATCTTTCACAGTTACGGCTTGACCACGGCGATGAATGTGCCGATCAGCGTCGGCGCGGCGATGATCCTCAAAGCGCAATTCCAAGTATTGGATGTGTTGAAAGCCATCAAACGCTACAAGCCGACCATCTTCCCCGGCGTGCCAAACATGTACCGCGCCATCAATAGTTTCCGCGGCGTGCGCAAGTTTGGCATCCAATCCATCAATTATTGCATCAGCGGTTCGGAGCCGTTGCACGTTGAAGTGCAGGAGGCGTTCGAGAAATTGACGAAGAGTCGCCTGGTGGAGGGATACGGCTTGACCGAAACATCGCCGGTGACGCACGCGAATCCGTTGGGAGAAAAACGAAGGGTCGGCACGATCGGCGTTCCGCTTCCATCCACAGAGGCAAAAGTATTGGACCTCTCGCAAAAAAATAAAGAAGTGAAGCAAGGTCACATCGGCGAACTCGCCGTGCGCGGTCCGCAAGTGATGATGGGATATTGGAAAGATACGAAAGCGACGAAAGAAGTTTTAGCCGAGGATGGCTGGTTACTCACCGGCGACATCGCGCAAGTAGACGAAGACGGATACACCCGCATCATCGCGCGCAAAGCAGATATGTGGTACCCGCATCAACACAAGAAACAACCCGCCTTCCCGCGCGACGTGGAAGAAGTGATTTATGAAATCCCGCAAATTAAAGAGGTGGCAGTTACCGCAGTGGCGGGCAATCCGTTTGCGTTCGTCATCGCCGGGCAAGAACGCCCCACGCCGGCGGCGGTGATGGCATATTGCAAACGCAGACTGCCCGCGCATCTCGTTCCGCGTTTTGTGATCTTTATGGATGAATTCCCAAAATCCTATATCGGCAAAGTGTTGCGGCGTGAATTGGCTCGGAGATATGAAAAGCACGCCTGA
- a CDS encoding adenosylcobalamin-dependent ribonucleoside-diphosphate reductase, with product MATKAVTKTEQVKNGLLPTPPMPKGLPQANLTDNARQVLMKRYVRRGDDGKPAETVEEMFWRVAYHVAKVEALWDADIQERTIQYYHLLSSKKFFPNSPTFTGAGTPLGQLAACFVLPITDDMGRHSAGIFQTLRDAALIQQTGGGNGFSFSRLRPHGAMVQTSAGQATGPVGFLRVYDHAFGEIAQGGCLLPETLVFTNKGLLRLDEIVDENKNGWQEHQLTVPTDEGVKASPRGYNNGVADVMRVHTREGLSITGTPNHKVKVMTDNGPQWKEIQDLTKGDWIVVRTGEHTGALQSLKKPTQKHGNQVMPELPSMLDEEFAFFLGYLAGDGFVAQGEQDHRVGVSVAHSSYLMEEMPMILERLFNVNVHRMQKPNDKSVTFVMDNRALKDFLLMNGLGKQTSRNVSVPRLIRQSPANIVGAYLRGLFEADGTLVHGYPSLTTSSARLTREVSTLLIGLGCPVGIRTVSAGLDRWGDSETHQVKIVSTVGLQAWREKIGCDQRSRFVSAYAWESDQRRESSYVLPNPAYWLQPVLDSITLEQIDAKGRGRNINFRSTEPRLRRQLLRYMRDERNLTRSGYDLLKTEYFDVFENAPSADNFWFVEVGGVESAGKSLTLDLEVNDNHTYLAYGMVTHNTRRGANMAVLRVDHPDVEDFITCKINENQITNFNISVGITDAFMRAMKNDEEWELRFPDLKEMKQKGFSGTLEQAETAGITIHTYKKVKARELFDKIVKQAHHNGEPGVLFLDAANRSNPVPHLYPLEATNPCGEQWLGPYENCCLGSVNLNEHCGPDGTVDWELLRESVVTATRFLDDVVEANAYVPAVPQLTEAAHKARRIGLGIMGLADLMYHVGVRYGSKEGQEFGAQVMEFVRYHAMVTSVELAKERGAFPAIEGSIYDKKDMKWAPPKSLVNYQNNWNKPPVEWDAVVDGIRKHGIRNAAQTTVAPTGTIATVAGCEGYGCEPVFALAYIRHVNDNGKDLKLAYASPRFDEALKKLGLGEEKRQEIVEQVMREGTCQHIKEIPQSVRDTFVVSADITADEHVRMQGALQAFVDNSLSKTVNFPEGATEADIATAYMLAWDLGCKGITVYVTGSRDKVVLETNATADKKTPQSQPTVDSVSKPELAPTFSHDPKKPRPRALTGKTYNVETPVGKAFITINENGGEQPFEAFINTAKAGSETAAVSEAIGRLISYILRMTSTVKPTDRMREIVRQLIGIGGGRSLGFGPNRVRSLPDGIGQVLDTYLREKDGLKTDLDEKKSNGNGGHTIEEEVSAAQAPKMKIGDLCPECGEAAVVNEEGCRKCYACGFSEC from the coding sequence ATGGCTACCAAAGCAGTCACGAAAACCGAGCAAGTCAAAAATGGGTTGCTTCCCACGCCGCCCATGCCGAAGGGGTTGCCCCAGGCGAACCTCACCGACAACGCGCGGCAAGTGTTGATGAAGCGCTACGTCCGCCGCGGGGACGATGGCAAGCCCGCCGAAACGGTCGAGGAGATGTTTTGGCGCGTGGCATATCATGTGGCAAAAGTCGAAGCGCTGTGGGACGCCGACATTCAAGAGCGGACGATCCAGTACTATCATTTATTATCCAGCAAGAAATTTTTTCCGAACTCTCCAACGTTTACAGGCGCGGGGACTCCGCTTGGTCAACTCGCGGCGTGTTTCGTACTTCCGATCACCGATGATATGGGACGTCACTCTGCGGGCATTTTCCAAACTCTGCGCGACGCGGCATTGATCCAACAGACAGGCGGCGGGAACGGATTCTCGTTCTCGCGTCTACGTCCGCATGGCGCGATGGTGCAGACTTCGGCTGGTCAGGCGACGGGACCTGTGGGATTCCTCCGCGTGTACGATCATGCGTTTGGAGAGATTGCGCAGGGCGGTTGTTTATTGCCTGAAACATTGGTGTTCACGAATAAAGGTTTGTTGCGCTTGGATGAGATCGTTGATGAAAATAAAAACGGCTGGCAGGAACATCAACTCACTGTGCCGACAGATGAAGGCGTCAAAGCATCTCCGCGCGGATACAACAATGGAGTAGCCGATGTAATGCGTGTTCACACACGCGAAGGCTTGAGCATCACAGGCACACCGAATCACAAAGTAAAAGTGATGACGGATAACGGTCCCCAATGGAAAGAGATTCAAGATTTAACGAAAGGTGACTGGATCGTCGTCCGCACGGGCGAGCATACAGGCGCGTTGCAATCTTTGAAGAAGCCGACGCAGAAACATGGAAATCAGGTGATGCCCGAACTGCCGTCCATGCTGGATGAAGAATTTGCCTTCTTCTTGGGTTATCTGGCAGGCGATGGATTTGTGGCGCAAGGCGAACAGGATCATCGCGTGGGCGTTAGCGTGGCTCACTCTTCCTACTTGATGGAAGAAATGCCGATGATTCTGGAGCGGCTGTTCAACGTCAATGTTCACCGAATGCAGAAGCCGAATGACAAGTCGGTTACGTTTGTGATGGACAATCGCGCCCTCAAAGACTTCTTGTTGATGAATGGACTCGGCAAGCAAACAAGCCGTAACGTGTCTGTCCCGCGTTTGATTCGTCAATCTCCTGCGAACATCGTCGGCGCGTACTTGCGCGGACTGTTCGAAGCGGATGGCACATTGGTACACGGCTATCCTTCATTGACAACCTCCTCGGCGCGACTGACGCGAGAAGTGTCCACGTTGTTGATCGGTCTCGGTTGCCCTGTGGGCATCCGCACAGTTTCTGCTGGCTTGGATCGTTGGGGCGATTCCGAAACGCATCAAGTAAAGATCGTCTCGACGGTTGGCTTGCAGGCATGGCGCGAAAAGATCGGGTGCGACCAGCGCTCACGATTTGTCTCTGCCTACGCATGGGAGAGCGACCAACGGCGCGAGAGTTCGTATGTGTTGCCTAACCCCGCTTATTGGTTGCAACCCGTTTTGGATTCGATCACACTCGAACAGATTGACGCCAAAGGACGCGGCAGGAATATCAACTTCCGAAGCACCGAGCCGCGCTTGCGCCGCCAGTTGTTACGATACATGCGCGATGAACGAAACCTGACCCGCTCGGGCTACGATTTGCTCAAGACCGAATATTTCGATGTGTTTGAGAACGCGCCTTCTGCGGATAATTTCTGGTTTGTGGAAGTTGGCGGAGTCGAATCGGCGGGCAAGTCGCTGACGCTTGACCTTGAAGTGAATGACAACCACACCTATCTTGCTTATGGCATGGTAACTCACAACACGCGTCGCGGCGCGAACATGGCGGTCCTGCGCGTGGATCATCCCGATGTGGAAGATTTCATCACCTGCAAGATCAACGAAAATCAAATTACAAACTTCAACATCTCGGTCGGCATCACGGACGCGTTCATGCGCGCGATGAAGAACGATGAGGAATGGGAGTTGCGATTCCCTGATTTGAAAGAGATGAAGCAAAAAGGATTCAGCGGTACGCTCGAACAAGCCGAAACCGCGGGGATCACGATCCACACGTATAAAAAAGTGAAAGCGCGCGAGCTGTTCGATAAGATCGTCAAGCAGGCGCATCACAACGGCGAGCCTGGCGTGTTGTTCCTCGACGCGGCGAATCGGAGCAATCCCGTTCCGCATTTGTATCCGCTGGAGGCGACAAACCCCTGCGGTGAGCAATGGCTTGGACCTTACGAGAACTGCTGTCTCGGTTCCGTGAATCTCAATGAGCACTGCGGACCCGATGGAACAGTTGATTGGGAATTGTTGCGCGAGAGTGTTGTGACTGCCACGCGTTTCCTCGATGATGTCGTCGAAGCGAATGCGTATGTGCCTGCTGTTCCGCAATTGACAGAAGCCGCGCACAAGGCGCGTCGCATCGGGCTTGGCATCATGGGTCTCGCGGACTTGATGTATCACGTCGGCGTGCGATACGGATCGAAGGAGGGGCAGGAGTTCGGCGCGCAGGTGATGGAGTTCGTCCGTTATCACGCGATGGTCACGAGCGTCGAGTTGGCGAAAGAGCGCGGCGCGTTCCCTGCCATCGAAGGAAGCATCTACGACAAGAAAGATATGAAGTGGGCTCCGCCGAAGAGTTTGGTCAACTATCAGAATAACTGGAACAAGCCGCCCGTCGAGTGGGACGCGGTGGTGGATGGAATCCGCAAACATGGAATCAGAAATGCCGCGCAGACCACCGTCGCTCCAACAGGCACGATCGCAACCGTCGCGGGATGTGAAGGTTATGGCTGTGAACCCGTCTTCGCGCTCGCGTATATTCGTCATGTCAATGATAACGGCAAAGATCTGAAACTCGCGTATGCCAGCCCGCGCTTCGATGAGGCGTTGAAAAAATTGGGGCTCGGCGAAGAGAAGCGGCAGGAGATCGTCGAGCAGGTGATGCGCGAAGGCACGTGCCAGCACATCAAAGAAATTCCGCAAAGCGTGCGCGATACGTTCGTTGTGTCGGCGGACATCACTGCCGATGAACATGTGCGCATGCAAGGCGCGTTGCAAGCGTTCGTGGATAATTCGCTGTCGAAAACCGTGAACTTCCCCGAGGGCGCAACCGAAGCGGATATTGCCACCGCGTACATGCTCGCGTGGGATCTCGGATGCAAAGGCATCACGGTGTATGTGACGGGCTCGCGCGATAAAGTGGTGTTGGAGACGAACGCCACTGCGGATAAAAAGACGCCTCAATCCCAGCCGACAGTTGATTCTGTTTCGAAACCCGAACTCGCCCCGACGTTTTCTCACGACCCGAAGAAACCGCGTCCCCGCGCGTTGACGGGAAAAACGTACAACGTCGAGACTCCCGTCGGCAAGGCGTTCATCACCATCAACGAAAACGGAGGCGAGCAACCGTTCGAGGCATTCATCAACACCGCGAAGGCTGGCTCTGAAACTGCCGCCGTCTCCGAAGCGATCGGCAGACTCATTTCGTACATCCTGCGAATGACCTCAACAGTGAAACCAACAGACCGAATGCGCGAGATCGTGCGTCAACTCATCGGCATCGGCGGCGGTCGCTCGCTGGGATTCGGTCCCAACCGCGTGCGGTCACTGCCCGATGGGATCGGTCAAGTGCTCGACACGTACCTGCGCGAAAAAGACGGATTGAAAACCGACTTGGATGAAAAGAAATCGAACGGCAACGGCGGTCACACGATTGAGGAAGAAGTTAGCGCAGCACAAGCGCCCAAAATGAAGATCGGCGACCTGTGCCCCGAGTGCGGAGAAGCGGCCGTGGTGAATGAGGAGGGTTGCAGGAAGTGTTATGCGTGTGGGTTTAGTGAGTGTTAA
- a CDS encoding nucleotidyltransferase domain-containing protein, translating into MNRTMTSVKTKIRPVGFPPVASTLPLAIQRIVSELKPEKIILFGSYAYGNPTPDSDVDLLVIMNTKEKDVDRYVAVSNLLYPRQFPVDILVKTPKEIETEKKKRGNFFLREILTKGKVLYERRG; encoded by the coding sequence ATGAATCGGACAATGACCTCCGTCAAAACGAAAATTCGCCCGGTTGGGTTTCCGCCTGTGGCAAGCACGTTGCCGCTGGCAATTCAACGGATTGTTTCCGAACTCAAACCAGAAAAGATCATTCTGTTCGGTTCGTATGCGTATGGGAATCCTACACCGGACAGTGACGTGGACTTACTGGTCATTATGAACACGAAGGAGAAAGATGTTGACCGGTATGTGGCTGTCTCGAACTTGCTTTATCCGCGCCAGTTCCCGGTGGACATTCTGGTCAAGACGCCGAAAGAAATCGAAACGGAAAAGAAGAAGCGGGGAAATTTTTTCCTGCGCGAGATTTTGACCAAGGGGAAGGTATTGTATGAGCGACGCGGATGA
- a CDS encoding HEPN domain-containing protein, whose product MSDADDALEWVKYAEEDLILAKSALRRSKPLTMGSCFHSQQCAEKYLKAILVSKDAEFPKTHDLLILDGLCKAAGILTGFTKEDLGRLSGYAVRTRYPGNQPVPKEAREALEIAMQIRRFARAFLGLKR is encoded by the coding sequence ATGAGCGACGCGGATGACGCCCTGGAATGGGTGAAGTACGCCGAAGAAGATTTGATTCTGGCGAAAAGCGCGCTGAGGCGGAGCAAGCCGCTTACCATGGGCTCTTGCTTTCACAGCCAGCAATGCGCGGAGAAGTATCTCAAAGCGATTCTGGTTTCAAAAGATGCTGAATTTCCGAAGACGCACGACTTGTTGATCCTTGATGGGCTTTGCAAGGCGGCAGGTATTCTCACAGGATTTACCAAAGAAGATTTGGGCAGGTTGTCGGGATATGCAGTGCGGACTCGATACCCGGGAAACCAGCCTGTTCCAAAAGAGGCAAGAGAGGCGCTTGAGATTGCGATGCAAATTCGCCGTTTTGCTCGGGCTTTCCTTGGGTTGAAGAGATGA